A window from Solanum stenotomum isolate F172 chromosome 7, ASM1918654v1, whole genome shotgun sequence encodes these proteins:
- the LOC125871694 gene encoding BTB/POZ domain-containing protein At5g48800-like, which translates to MDKHHSQLALAKCSRHQRYNEWVFRDVPSDIMIVVDGGTFSLHKFPLVSRSGRIRKLVAGHRDSDISMIELLSLPGGAESFELAAKFCYGVNFEITAANVAQLCCVSDYLEMTDEYSKNNLGSRAEEYLEVVVSKNLEMCVEVLKQCENLLPLADELKIVIRCIDAIASKACVEQIASSFSRLEYSSSGRLHMNRQAKCEGDWWIEDLSVLRIDLYQRVITAMKCRGVRPESIAASLVNYAQKELTKKSTSWNQSTQPKVDVVSGSNDHEKVVVETIVSLMPVEKLVVPITFLFGLLRSAVMLDCTVACRLDLERRIGSQLDIATLDDLLIPSFHNAGETLFDVNTVHRILVSFSQQEDSDEDMDDVSVFESDSPTSPSQTALFKVAKLVDNYLAEIAPDANLKLNKFIAIAESLPAHARTIHDGLYRAIDVYLKAHQALSDPDRRRLCKLIDFQKLSQESGAHAAQNERLPLQSIVQVLYFEQMRLRNALFCSYPDDDHKPMHQSWRINSGAVSAAMSPRDNYASLRRENKELKLELARMRMRLNDLEKDHVCMKKNMEKSNSRRFMSTFTKKIGKLNIFGHSSSKESSSSSKRSQVTDSKLTERT; encoded by the exons ATGGATAAACATCACTCTCAGCTGGCGCTCGCCAAGTGTTCACGGCACCAGAGATATAATGAATG GGTGTTTCGAGACGTTCCCAGTGATATAATGATTGTAGTAGATGGAGGCACATTTTCATTGCATAAG TTTCCTCTTGTATCGAGGAGTGGGAGAATTCGGAAGCTTGTAGCAGGGCACAGGGATTCTGATATATCGATGATTGAACTACTTAGTCTACCAGGTGGAGCTGAATCATTTGAGCTAGCAGCCAAATTTTGTTATGGTGTTAACTTTGAGATTACAGCTGCAAATGTTGCTCAGCTTTGTTGTGTGTCTGATTATCTGGAGATGACTGATGAGTATTCGAAAAATAACCTTGGTTCCCGAGCTGAAGAGTATCTCGAGGTTGTTGTAAGCAAGAATCTTGAAATGTGTGTTGAAGTCCTTAAACAATGCGAAAACCTGCTCCCTTTGGCTGATGAGCTGAAAATAGTTATCCGATGCATTGATGCTATAGCCTCTAAAGCTTGTGTGGAGCAGATTGCTTCAAGCTTCTCGCGCTTGGAATATAGTAGTTCTGGTAGACTCCATATGAATCGCCAGGCTAAGTGTGAAGGAGACTGGTGGATAGAGGATTTATCAGTTCTTCGTATTGACTTGTATCAACGAGTCATAACAGCAATGAAATGTCGTGGTGTTAGGCCTGAAAGTATTGCAGCTTCACTAGTTAACTATGCTCAGAAGGAGTTGACAAAGAAGTCCACTTCCTGGAATCAGTCGACCCAACCAAAAGTTGATGTGGTTTCAGGTTCAAATGACCATGAAAAAGTTGTGGTCGAGACGATTGTTAGCCTTATGCCTGTTGAGAAATTGGTTGTTCCCATAACCTTTCTTTTTGGGCTACTGAGAAGTGCTGTGATGCTTGATTGCACAGTTGCTTGTAGACTTGATCTTGAGAGGCGGATAGGATCTCAATTAGACATAGCTACTCTCGATGATCTTCtcattccttcttttcataatGCTGGTGAAACATTATTTGATGTCAACACAGTGCATAGGATCTTGGTTAGTTTTTCTCAACAGGAGGATAGTGATGAAGATATGGATGATGTCTCAGTGTTTGAGTCTGATAGCCCTACTTCGCCATCCCAAACTGCATTATTCAAAGTCGCAAAACTGGTGGACAATTACCTAGCTGAAATTGCACCTGATGCAAACCTAAAGCTGAACAAGTTCATAGCAATTGCTGAAAGCTTACCAGCACATGCTCGTACCATCCATGATGGACTTTATCGAGCAATCGATGTCTACCTCAAA GCTCATCAGGCCTTATCAGATCCAGACAGGAGGAGACTATGCAAACTGATTGATTTTCAGAAACTCTCACAAGAATCTGGAGCACACGCTGCACAAAATGAACGCCTCCCACTCCAATCAATTGTACAGGTTCTTTACTTTGAGCAAATGAGGCTTCGAAATGCCTTATTTTGTTCTTATCCTGATGATGATCATAAACCAATGCACCAATCGTGGAGGATCAATAGTGGTGCTGTAAGTGCAGCTATGTCTCCCAGGGATAATTATGCTTCTCTAAGACGAGAAAATAAGGAACTAAAACTTGAACTAGCACGAATGAGGATGAGATTGAATGACCTGGAGAAAGATCATGTttgtatgaagaaaaatatggaaaaatctAACTCGCGGAGATTCATGAGTACATTCACGAAAAAGATTGGGAAGTTGAACATCTTTGGACATAGTTCTTCCAAGGAGTCTAGTTCCTCCTCAAAGAGGTCACAAGTTACTGATTCTAAGCTAACTGAAAGAACATGA